A region from the Lolium perenne isolate Kyuss_39 chromosome 4, Kyuss_2.0, whole genome shotgun sequence genome encodes:
- the LOC127296309 gene encoding uncharacterized protein isoform X2, translated as MVKNGMMQDIVESQETTLLITADKVVIHDGVIRKKPTTPEGARKFIQGYSQSHASTIGSVVVTNVKSCVRMEGWDKSEVYFHKIPDEVIDSLIEEGSVFYVAGGLLVEHPLTSPLVESIVGTMDSVMGLPKELTEKLIKASLQES; from the exons ATGGTGAAAAATGGGATGATGCAAGATATTGTTGAATCTCAAGAGACTACCTTGTTGATCACTGCTGACAAA GTTGTGATCCATGATGGAGTTATTCGCAAAAAACCTACCACTCCAGAAGGGGCACGTAAATTCATCCAAG GTTACTCCCAAAGCCATGCTTCAACAATTGGATCTGTTGTTGTTACAAATGTGAAAAGTTGTGTTAGAATGGAAGGATGGGATAAATCTGAA GTTTACTTCCACAAGATACCCGATGAAGTAATTGATAGCCTG ATTGAAGAGGGCAGTGTCTTCTACGTAGCTGGTGGCCTTCTAGTGGAGCATCCGCTGACTTCGCCCCTCGTGGAATCCATT GTCGGTACAATGGATAGTGTAATGGGGCTTCCTAAAGAACTCACGGAGAAGCTCATCAAGGCTTCACTTCAGGAGTCCTAG
- the LOC127296309 gene encoding uncharacterized protein isoform X1, with protein MAASSALRLILGSSSASRRLILSEMGYQFTLLSADIDEKEIRMEKPEELVVALAHAKADAILEKMAKNGMMQEIADSQETTLLITADQVVVHDGVIREKPTTPEEARKFIQGYSQSHAATIGSVLVTDVKNGSRRGGWDKSEVYFHKIPDEVIDSLIEEGNVFYVAGGLLVEHPLTSPLVESIVGTMDSVMGLPKALTEKLIKDSLQES; from the exons ATGGCCGCCTCTTCGGCTCTCAGA CTGATCCTCGGCTCCTCGTCGGCTTCGCGTCGTCTGATTCTTTCCGAGATGGGATACCAGTTCACACTACTT AGCGCGGACATTGACGAGAAGGAGATCAGAATGGAGAAGCCAGAGGAACTGGTGGTCGCCTTGGCTCACGCGAAA GCAGATGCAATATTGGAGAAGATGGCAAAGAATGGGATGATGCAAGAGATTGCTGACTCTCAAGAGACTACCTTGCTGATCACTGCTGATCAA GTTGTGGTCCATGATGGAGTTATCCGTGAAAAACCAACCACTCCAGAAGAGGCACGTAAATTCATCCAAG GATACTCCCAAAGCCATGCTGCAACAATTGGATCTGTGCTTGTTACAGATGTGAAGAATGGTAGTAGAAGGGGAGGATGGGATAAATCTGAA GTTTATTTCCACAAGATACCTGACGAAGTTATTGATAGCCTG ATTGAGGAGGGGAATGTCTTTTACGTAGCTGGTGGCCTCCTAGTGGAGCATCCACTCACTTCACCTCTCGTGGAATCCATT GTCGGTACAATGGATAGTGTAATGGGGCTTCCTAAAGCGCTCACAGAGAAGCTCATCAAGGATTCCCTTCAGGAGTCCTAG